From Dissulfurirhabdus thermomarina, a single genomic window includes:
- a CDS encoding site-2 protease family protein, whose translation MDLHATIRHVLLLTPPILLAVTAHEAAHAWTADRLGDPTPRRAGRLTLNPLRHLDPVGTLVFFLTRAIGWAKPVPVNPYHFRDPRRGMLWVSLAGPAANLALAAAGAALLRGLAAGPSGVIHLPPGAAFLAPLVAMLQVGILVNIGLAVFNLLPVPPLDGSKVLEGLLPEGLAEPWRRFERYGFVLILLLVFTGVTGRIIVPLVFRIYGLFMGLQA comes from the coding sequence ATGGACCTCCACGCCACCATCCGCCACGTCCTGCTCCTCACCCCGCCCATCCTGCTGGCCGTGACCGCCCACGAGGCGGCCCACGCATGGACGGCGGACCGGCTCGGGGACCCGACCCCCCGGCGGGCGGGGCGGCTCACCCTGAACCCCCTCCGCCACCTCGACCCGGTGGGGACCCTGGTCTTCTTCCTGACCCGGGCCATCGGCTGGGCGAAACCCGTCCCCGTCAATCCCTACCACTTCCGGGACCCCCGGCGGGGGATGCTCTGGGTCTCCCTGGCCGGCCCCGCGGCCAACCTGGCCCTGGCCGCCGCGGGCGCCGCGCTCCTCCGCGGGCTCGCCGCCGGACCGTCGGGCGTCATCCACCTCCCGCCGGGGGCCGCCTTCCTCGCCCCCCTGGTGGCCATGCTCCAGGTCGGCATCCTCGTCAACATCGGGCTCGCGGTCTTCAACCTCCTGCCGGTCCCGCCCCTGGACGGCAGCAAGGTCCTGGAAGGGCTGCTCCCCGAGGGATTGGCCGAACCCTGGCGCCGCTTCGAGCGCTACGGCTTCGTCCTCATCCTTTTGCTCGTCTTTACAGGGGTGACGGGCCGGATTATAGTCCCGCTGGTCTTCCGCATCTACGGCCTCTTCATGGGACTCCAGGCGTGA
- the trpS gene encoding tryptophan--tRNA ligase, translating into MTPPPGTDTENRSVRVLSGMRPTGRLHLGHLHGVLQNWLRLQEAYECFFCAADWHALTTCYESPGGIPADTEEMVLDWLAVGIDPERATVFVQSDVKEHAELHLLLSMITPVSWLERNPTYKEQQQELKERDLATYGFLGYPVLQAADIIIYRAHKVPVGVDQLPHVELTREITRRFNYLYGETFPVPEAMLAEVAKLPGLDGRKMSKSYGNAIFLSDTPDEVRRKIATMITDIERPRKSDPGDPENRCVAFNLHRLYVAPDRRREIVEACKAATLGCVPCKKELAEAVVRALAPIWERRTALGDDREGLHRLLRRGAERARDEARATMEQVRSALWSPSARSG; encoded by the coding sequence GTGACTCCTCCCCCAGGTACCGACACCGAGAACCGATCCGTTCGGGTGCTGAGCGGCATGCGCCCCACCGGGCGGCTGCACCTCGGCCACCTCCACGGGGTCCTCCAGAACTGGCTGCGCCTCCAGGAGGCCTACGAGTGCTTCTTCTGCGCCGCCGACTGGCACGCCCTCACCACCTGCTACGAGTCCCCGGGCGGCATCCCCGCCGACACCGAGGAGATGGTCCTCGACTGGCTCGCGGTGGGGATCGACCCGGAGCGCGCCACCGTCTTCGTCCAGTCCGACGTGAAGGAACACGCGGAACTCCACCTCCTGCTCTCCATGATCACCCCCGTCTCCTGGCTGGAGCGGAACCCCACCTACAAGGAGCAGCAGCAGGAACTGAAGGAGCGGGACCTGGCCACCTACGGCTTCCTCGGCTATCCCGTCCTCCAGGCCGCGGACATCATCATCTACCGGGCCCACAAGGTGCCCGTGGGGGTGGACCAGCTGCCCCACGTGGAACTGACCCGGGAGATCACGCGGCGGTTCAACTACCTCTACGGGGAGACCTTCCCGGTGCCCGAGGCCATGCTGGCCGAGGTGGCGAAACTGCCCGGGCTCGACGGCCGGAAGATGAGCAAGAGCTACGGCAACGCCATCTTCCTCTCGGACACGCCCGACGAGGTCCGGCGCAAGATCGCCACCATGATCACCGACATCGAGCGCCCCCGCAAATCCGATCCCGGTGACCCCGAGAACCGGTGCGTGGCCTTCAACCTTCACCGCCTCTACGTGGCGCCGGACCGGCGCCGGGAGATCGTCGAGGCCTGCAAGGCGGCCACCCTCGGCTGCGTCCCCTGCAAGAAGGAACTCGCCGAGGCCGTGGTCCGCGCCCTGGCCCCCATCTGGGAACGCCGCACGGCCCTGGGAGACGACAGGGAAGGCCTCCACCGGCTGCTGCGCCGGGGGGCGGAGCGGGCCCGGGACGAGGCCCGCGCCACCATGGAACAGGTCAGGAGCGCCCTTTGGAGCCCGAGTGCCAGATCCGGCTAG
- a CDS encoding segregation and condensation protein A: MDLLLHLITKNKLDVTDIPMALVTRQYLEYIELMQALDIVVAGEYLVMAATLMHIKSRMLLPRPEPLSPEDDPRLEIVRPLQELMAVRAAAEQLERRPLLGRDVFTRGRRLEESLAEMGIPVSGAEAEASRPIEASLYDLLDAFRKVLGNRSLPHVLEIARARVSLSERMEELSARLAAAGRLRFFDLFTPEDLQVTIVTFLAILELARLAQIRLLQEVPGGDILILPRAPEPETAEPAAAHGS; encoded by the coding sequence TTGGACCTTCTCCTCCACCTCATCACGAAGAACAAGCTCGACGTGACCGACATCCCAATGGCGCTGGTCACGCGCCAGTACCTCGAGTACATCGAGCTCATGCAGGCCCTCGACATCGTGGTGGCCGGGGAATACCTGGTCATGGCCGCGACCCTCATGCACATCAAGTCGCGGATGCTGCTGCCGCGGCCGGAGCCCCTCTCGCCGGAGGACGACCCCCGCCTCGAGATCGTCCGCCCGCTCCAGGAACTCATGGCCGTCCGTGCCGCCGCCGAGCAGCTGGAACGGCGGCCGCTCCTCGGCCGGGACGTCTTCACGCGGGGACGGCGCCTGGAGGAGAGCCTGGCGGAGATGGGGATCCCCGTCTCCGGCGCCGAGGCGGAGGCCTCGCGCCCCATCGAGGCCAGCCTCTACGACCTCCTGGACGCCTTCCGGAAGGTCCTGGGCAACCGGAGCCTGCCCCACGTCCTCGAGATCGCCCGGGCCCGGGTGAGCCTGTCGGAGCGGATGGAGGAACTGTCGGCGCGCCTGGCGGCCGCGGGCCGCCTCCGCTTCTTCGACCTCTTCACCCCGGAGGACCTCCAGGTCACCATCGTGACCTTCCTGGCCATCCTGGAGCTGGCGCGGCTGGCCCAGATCCGCCTCCTCCAGGAGGTCCCGGGCGGCGACATCCTCATCCTGCCCCGCGCGCCGGAGCCGGAAACCGCCGAACCCGCGGCGGCCCACGGATCGTAG
- a CDS encoding putative bifunctional diguanylate cyclase/phosphodiesterase has translation MGDGDFRILVTGDPGAWTPPGAGAGVSFVFEWVAGRGRVLAALRRDRYDAVLVDAAGPGSEGLDLARRIRRRYPALPVVMVLGPEAPGPLQEAAEAAGVLECVAAGALDRAFFRRLRGVLAALRAGREGARAMAARCEALARCLPPESWEWDLAAGTFTCSPALGTALGLGRGEAAAGDPEAFFARVHPDDRPRLEARIGMHLEGGNECWECDFRLRQADGAYRWVKGRGAAVRDGAGCPVRLLGGHEDHSTRESAGAEAVRAAFHDPLTDLPNRVLFLDRLGQCLRSAPRRRRRFAVLFLDLDGFKQVNDTFGHPAGDRVLREVGRRLLQCVRPGDTVARLGGDEFTVLVDGIRHIRDATRVAERIQRALEAPFPLGDRRVRVSASIGIAFGGQGAARAEDLIRDADMAMYRAKSLGKSRHEVFDVQLHALAAESERIEAQLRRAVEAGELQVFYQPIVTLRTGRVSGFEALVRWRHPERGLLEPEAFLPAAERAGLMERLDLWVLREASRQVHDWHRRMNGGPRLFLGVNIGGGTLSRPGFGGEVRRVLADTGLEPCRLRLEIADRSLLSDPAALAGALLDLAALDVQVGIDDFGAGDASLSLAALDRLPIHSLKIDPTFIRRVGEGDAGLEIAHAIVTLAHNLDMDVTAEGIESEAQLVHLRTVECDYGQGAVFSMPIEAAAAEGLIADRFRG, from the coding sequence GTGGGAGATGGCGATTTCCGCATCCTGGTGACCGGGGATCCCGGCGCCTGGACGCCGCCGGGCGCCGGCGCGGGGGTGTCCTTCGTCTTCGAGTGGGTGGCCGGGCGGGGCCGGGTCCTGGCAGCGCTCCGCCGCGACCGTTACGATGCCGTCCTGGTGGATGCCGCCGGCCCGGGGTCGGAGGGCCTGGACCTCGCCCGCCGGATCCGGCGGCGGTACCCGGCCCTCCCGGTGGTGATGGTGCTGGGGCCCGAGGCCCCGGGGCCGCTCCAGGAGGCGGCCGAGGCCGCCGGGGTCCTGGAGTGCGTGGCCGCGGGCGCGCTGGATAGGGCCTTCTTCCGGCGGCTTCGCGGGGTCTTGGCCGCCCTGAGGGCCGGCCGGGAAGGGGCGCGGGCGATGGCCGCCCGGTGCGAGGCCCTGGCCCGGTGCCTTCCCCCGGAGTCGTGGGAGTGGGATCTGGCGGCCGGGACCTTCACCTGCAGCCCGGCGCTCGGGACGGCCCTCGGCCTCGGACGGGGTGAAGCCGCCGCCGGGGACCCCGAGGCGTTCTTCGCGCGCGTCCATCCCGACGACCGGCCGCGGCTGGAGGCCCGGATCGGGATGCACCTCGAGGGCGGCAACGAATGCTGGGAGTGCGACTTCCGGCTCCGGCAGGCCGACGGCGCCTACCGGTGGGTGAAGGGACGCGGGGCCGCCGTGCGGGACGGCGCGGGATGCCCGGTGCGGCTCCTCGGCGGGCACGAGGACCACAGCACCCGGGAGTCCGCCGGTGCCGAGGCGGTCCGGGCGGCCTTCCACGATCCCCTGACGGATCTCCCCAACCGGGTCCTCTTCCTCGACCGGCTCGGCCAGTGCCTGCGGTCGGCGCCCCGCCGCCGCCGGCGTTTCGCCGTGCTCTTCCTCGACCTCGACGGGTTCAAGCAGGTGAACGACACCTTCGGCCACCCGGCGGGCGACCGGGTGCTGCGGGAGGTGGGCCGGCGCCTCCTCCAGTGCGTCCGTCCCGGCGACACCGTGGCCCGGCTCGGCGGGGACGAGTTCACGGTGCTCGTGGACGGGATCCGGCACATCCGGGACGCCACCCGGGTGGCGGAGCGGATCCAGCGCGCCCTGGAGGCGCCCTTCCCCCTCGGCGACCGACGGGTCCGGGTCTCCGCCAGCATCGGGATCGCCTTCGGCGGCCAGGGTGCCGCGCGGGCGGAGGACCTCATCCGGGACGCCGACATGGCCATGTACCGGGCCAAGTCCCTGGGAAAGTCCCGCCACGAGGTCTTCGACGTTCAGCTCCACGCCCTGGCCGCGGAGAGCGAGCGGATCGAGGCACAGCTGCGCCGCGCCGTCGAGGCCGGCGAACTGCAGGTCTTCTACCAGCCCATCGTCACCCTCCGGACCGGCCGGGTGAGCGGCTTCGAGGCCCTTGTCCGGTGGCGGCACCCGGAGCGGGGGCTCCTCGAGCCCGAGGCCTTCCTCCCGGCCGCCGAGCGGGCCGGGCTCATGGAGCGCCTCGACCTGTGGGTGCTCCGGGAGGCGAGCCGCCAGGTCCACGATTGGCACCGGCGGATGAACGGCGGGCCGCGTCTCTTCCTCGGTGTCAACATCGGGGGCGGCACCCTGTCCCGGCCGGGCTTCGGCGGGGAGGTCCGCCGCGTGCTCGCCGACACGGGCCTGGAGCCGTGCCGGCTCCGCCTGGAGATCGCGGACCGGTCCCTGCTCTCGGACCCGGCGGCCTTGGCCGGGGCCCTCCTCGACCTTGCCGCCCTGGACGTCCAGGTGGGCATCGACGACTTCGGGGCCGGCGACGCCTCCTTGTCGCTGGCGGCCCTGGACCGCCTTCCCATCCATTCCCTCAAGATCGACCCCACCTTCATCCGGCGGGTGGGCGAGGGGGACGCCGGGCTCGAGATCGCCCATGCCATCGTGACCTTGGCCCACAACCTCGACATGGACGTCACGGCGGAGGGGATAGAGAGCGAGGCGCAGCTCGTCCACCTCCGGACGGTGGAGTGCGACTACGGGCAGGGGGCGGTGTTCTCCATGCCCATCGAGGCCGCCGCCGCCGAGGGGCTCATCGCCGACCGGTTCCGGGGGTAG